One Dunckerocampus dactyliophorus isolate RoL2022-P2 chromosome 6, RoL_Ddac_1.1, whole genome shotgun sequence genomic window, TGAGATCATCTTTGGGGGAGGGGATGTCAGGATAATGTTATAAGCAGACAATAGGTGTTGTGGGTTCTTTTGTTGGCTGCTGAGCGGGTAGGAATGGGTCCACAGAGACGCTGACATCTGGAGTGCACTTGGTGTTGCTTCATTGCAATCAGCTATCGCAGCATTCAGCTAGGATATGGAATAATAATGACCACCCCCTTGGGGACACACCTACCAGGGACATTCATGGGTAAACTCCACACCTACAAACTTAGAAcggaagaagccttttggataaAGGCAAAACAGCTTCAACAAACGAGAAGAGTACAGTTGCCCAGATCCAACCTTTGCGGGCTACCATGACCTGGACAGAGGCACACCCACTGCAAGTAGCATCTTAGAATTTTGTCCAGTTATCGTCCATCTTTCGTAAATGGACTGAGGGACAGGAAGAGAGTTTTCAGGACTGATTTGGAGGTGGCTGCTGTCGAGCAATCTGCATGGTGAAGAAAAGTCATTTCAGAGCTCACACGTGCGTTCATAGTGAGTGCGTTCTTACCAACGTGGGCTGGCATGATACCCAGCTGCTGACGGGTCACAGACGCACGTGGGCTGGAAAGAGTTTCTGCTTGACTCCTCCGTTGCGCCGGAACTTCAATGACGACGCCAAGTAAGCGCTCGTCTTCGTTTGCAGTAGGAGTGGTTTTATGGGAGGCCTCCGTGACACTACTTGGAGCACCGTCTGACATAAAGGGGGCGTTGCTACTCGGCTGCCAAGACTCCTGAGGTGTGGCGGAACTCATTGAATGATGCGGTTGAGATAGCAGACATGGGAGAGGAGCACCCAGCTCACTGAGGGGGGTTGCAAAAAGGTTGCGAAGAGACCCGGCACAAGTTGTTCTTTCATCGGGAAGATGCTGGTATTTGGCAGATTCTGGAGGAGCACAGTTGGACTGAGCCAAGCGACGAGGACTGACAGGGTCTGTTGAAGTGCTGGTGATGTTGCTGGCAAACTGGCATTTGAAATGCGTTTTTGAGGTTTGAGCACATCCAGGCACAGAGTCAAGAGAATCTGTGATTCCCGCAGAGTAATATTCCAGCAGTGTCTCAGACTGGGTGCTTTTTTGTTTCACAGAATCTCTGCCTTCAGTGGAAGCGGTGAAAGGAGCTTTGTCTTTTAACCGTGTTGACTGCTCAGAGAAGGGATTGAAAGGTTGGACTGAGTCCTGGGAATTATTTGGGAGATGCGATCCATGTGGCGTCAGGGGTGTGCGGGCTTTTGGTATCGATACCACACTCGGGGGGCTTAAAAAGAGGCTTCGAAAAACATCCTTGTTGGACTCGAGACTTTGATCCCTGTCCATGGAGGAGGCCATGTTAGCTGGAAGATGAGGAGCGGTCTTAGGACATGCTGTCATGTATCCTGCCAGCGATGCTTCACAAGAAGAAGCAGGTTCCTGGTTGTCATACCCAACATCCTGCTGGGCTAACGTCTTTTTCAACGTTTTTTCCAGCACTTTGTTAGCACAGTTTTTGGCAGGTAACACACCTGTGACATTAGGCATGCGATGCAAAGCAGAGTCGTGCTGTGATGTGGACGCCCTGAGGACAGCTTCAACAGAGTAAGGAATCTTGCTAGGGTTTCCCGAGCCGCTGCCATCCCATGGAGCGGGAGGAGCGGAAAGAGGAGAGCCATCTTGACTTGGTGGAGTTTGGAAGGCACTAGACAAAGGATTGTACAACTGAGGTCCGAGCAACACTTCCACAGAGTAACCAACGGGGGCCACAGGATGGGGGTTATGTAATGGACTGTCGGGAACCGGAACAGATGGTTCATGTGGTTGAGCATCTTCCTCGGCGACAGTGGCGTCCTCAGTAAGACACAACTTTTCCTTACCGGCGTTGGATTCCGCACTGTTGTAGAAGTTGAACCTGAAGATTGAAAGCAGGACACAGTGGGTCTCACCTGGACACATCTTGGTACATAATGGTATATTTACATGGCAATAGATGCAATGGTACACCCAAATCATCGGACTGTTCACCCCGCCCTGCACAGGACAATCCGCCCTTAAGgatattttgcactgtgtgcGCGCATGCATGTGAGGCTGGAGAAAAGCCCTCCGCGTGACGTAATGtttcatatgtatatattaCAACAGCTGCGCGGCCCCCCCGTCTATGTCGGCGGCGTGCTCAGGCAACTTGGACCCAGCAGACCTCCTCAGCTATGATGTGATatataaatatcatatataatataaatagacGTGAAATACCACctctatagtcaactttacactcctattaacaaatacagtagacataagcgaaaataaaacaaataacgctcatgcttgtgtgtgttgctgtaaatgtgttctggctCTAGAGGACGGGGGAGTGGGgggtagacaggaagtgacgtttggggttcagagttgagttcctgttgtgagatcatttaaacctgcaacaaaagcctgtcgTTCCACCAATCAACTTGCGTGTCTGACCGAACATGACAGACATTTTGTGtgtgaaaatgcttattttaggcaaaaaaaatgtttgactaATAAGCTGTAGTCcaggaaacaacatgatttataaTATCAACCTACCCTGGACTGGGTTTAGCATCTTTAGTGTTCACATTCAAGTGGCCTTCAATGTTCCTGTATGCTACATCAATGTTGttatttgagaattgtattcatctctgtggagtttgcacgttctccccgtgcatgtgtgggttttctccgggtactccgctttcctcccacattccaaaaatatgcatgtgaggttaagtggcgactctaaatggtccataggtatgaatgtgagtgtttgtctatatgtgccctgccactggctggccaccagtccagggtgtaccccgcctcttgcccaaagtcagctgggataggctccagcatacccccggaaccctaatgaggataagcagcataaagAATGTATGGTTGGAGAATTGTATTTGTTGAagaattacctgccagtagaatgcaattacattttcatgcttccttttaaaaacaatttaataacaataacaataataataaatgagagaattttgggagaaaaaaacgTAACTCAGATAGTGGGGATGTTCTCCGTTTCAATGACAGTGTAAAACACACACCTGAAAGGCTGCATCGATTGATCTGAAGCATTATTTGCTTGTGTGGTTGCGGTATCAGCTGGATCGACGACTTGTGTGGCTTCCAGCTCGTCTGTAGTGGCTGGCTGAACCCAAGGCGTCTGCACAGTTTTTTTTGCAAGCTCATTGTCCACGTTTATTACCtggacagtaaaaaaaacaaaacgtgcaATCATTTGGAGCCCCTCATCATTTCATAaagaaacatgcacacacatttgtGGCTAACCAAATTCACGTGACTCACCTCATCCAATAATTTTGCCGTAAGGTCATTAAGTGGCTCATGGGAAAACAGACAATCCTCCCCTCTGGAACAGCATCCTCTATGATGGAAAAACTTGCAAGGGAAGGACTGTGGACACTGATTACGGAAACAACTGTAATGGAAGTGTGTGGCCTATCCTTGGCATGCCAAGTACCTTCCTACTAAGGAAGCGTGTGCGTGGGCTTCCCTGTATGCTTTGTGGGTTATACATTAGTGTAAAATATTATCGTTTAGCATATATATTAGTGTGCAAGTGTCTATTTCCATACTGACAAACCAAAAGGATGCGGGGTCCACGATCACATTTTCTTTAAAACCAACTAATGGTAcaaattttttatatttaaagaaaaagagactgcatctcagctttgtgttgtcagtgacacAACGTATTACTATCAACTTATTATGAACCTTGTTGgacacttttttgctgtttttttttttttacttttacaaatatttacacttctttCATATACATTTTTAGtgtgaatattatgacttcattctcacaaGACTTTGACTTTATCGTAATATAACACTTTCCCCCACAACCTCAAAATcttcaactttattctgtttCGCTCGTTTCTcacattgactttttttcctttaacttCTCAgctttatgatttttttttattattatgacttcactaaaattactgctttttcctgtttttctattttttttttagttttctagtctaagcatatttttagaatttgccaaaaaacagaaaaattatTCTCCTTATGAtacacattttgctgtttttttaagtattgtactttttattttttaaatcctatttttagaatgtgccaaggggcaataaaaacaaaacaggccacactttggccaCCTGATGTAAACGTAGTGATGGATAAAAACGGAGTGTACCCGCATTCTCACGGCAAAGGATATTGTGCATGAACGGACAGCTCTTCCCTTGAATGCAACATCCTTGCACATAAAACTTGCAATGCTGTTTGATGATATCGTTGGCAGGTTCAACGTGCTTCATTTGGCAGCCGTCACCCTGCGGAGAGCCGTGACAGGCATCTATATTTACAAAGTCCTTATTTCAACGGTAGAACTAAACGATAACCCACCTTAATGCACTTTCCAAAAAGGAAATGTCTGCAAATGATCTGTCCATCAAAATCCAAAGCATTCTGCTCCTTAAACTCCGGCGTAAAATGTTGGACTTTGACAACCTTTAACAAGAAATGAGCATAATGCAACCACTTTTGGAAGTCCCAACAACAGATCTCACCTGTGCATGGTTTCTGTTTTTACTGCCTCCGTCATGTTTCCGTGCGTTTCTTATCTGATGCCTATCCCCTCGACGCTGACCCTCCTGATGGCGTTCCTGTTGTTGCGTACTCACACTCAGCCTGGTTTTAAAACGTTGGCCGCTGTAACATACCTTCTTAGCATGCTTAGATGCTGTCGTCCCCTTGATGACTCCACCACTTGCATGTTCATAGTCACCTTGCACTTTCACAGGCTTGGAACCCTCATTTGGGAAAAATGTACCAAAATATCTCCTGGTTGCCTGGGCCTGCTGATATTGCCTCTGAAAGAAGAGCAGATAAATCAATTGCCTACATTATGCAATGCTAAATAGCAGTCAGCGTTAGGTTTATCCTAGTTTGTccaagtgtatgtgtgtaatgCCATTGCACAGACTTAATACAAAACCTTCATACCTTTATACAGGGGCCAGGTCGGTCGCTATTCCTCTTTCTTCCCCTGTCCCTTTGAACATCGCCAGTGTCGTTTCTAAATGAAATTAGTCAAGTGAATATTTGTGAGACTTTAATAATTGTTGGTAATAATTGTTCAAACGGAACTGCAACTATAAACAACATCAAAAGGCAACAGCAACTACCTGAAAGTACAAGGCGGTTGACTTGGACGCCTCACACAGACGTCAGACAGCTTTGAAAAAAGGTTGGAGAATGCCATCAGGACATTAAAACTGGTCAACCGAGGATGTAACCGCCCCGAAGAcagaaaaattaacaaaaatgtttaaaaagtcaaaTCTTCTTTATCACTTAAACGTGACACCGGTGCAGCGCCATCTTGTCGCGAGGATTTTGCGTCACAATCTCCATCACTTTAACGGGACGCCGGTGCAGCGCCGTCTTGTCGCGTGAATTTTACGTCACACAGCTCTGCTTGGCAGTGAAATACGTTCAAAGAGCCATTCCCTGTAATGGTCCAAAAAACCTGTCCGTAGATAGACAGCAAAACACCGCGGTCCAAACTATTATGTAGTTGTAAAAATTTATGTAGCTATACAAGAAACACAAGCAAACGTGTAACAAGCCAGCGCGATCTAGTTTTCATGCAGTCAGATTTACTACGCACTGAGTGTCGttaccactgatctgtataatacatctggatagctcatacgtcgcacccgcccgtccaagccgctgaagccaaagagacgccatcttactactcacgtcgcgactacattggcacagcgtacatagtgtacaaagcagatgaagaggcaaacagaacatctatattttacattaagaagcggggagattctcccattccttcaagtaacgcaaccttcgtcccttaaaaaccatttgatacgttattctctatcttttggatatattaaatgtactttttccccttccaattctcattgcctttgggacaaatttctactgtgcaccctggctcagcactcccctatagcaatgatagttttactcctctagaaagagattttcatttgaactgcatatcccatcccttttttccactaaaatccatggtcatgatcctttactttttattcttactttcatacaattcactatgctctcgtctgtacaaaatatgaatcataaaagagacaagtcttaaaataatttaacattttgctgattttttttgtttgtgttatgaaataacctcttttctgatacagaaatatatttgaacaaaaaccacagcaataatatgtgataaccataatgtgtaataaccataaacacatacacacacacacacacacacacagaaaacaacaacactgaaacaaaaccatatgctttgggtaagacaatacgttgtttgcaatctcaaacataccggtatgcatgttcagtaatattattttccagaacatatcatatgaatgaatccttttacgtcagtcattcagcagcaataaaaaatggttgtttatccaaatgaagggtcatgccaggtcaattgtatgcaaactgtcttgctaactgcactgtatacaatgcctggtaagcatcatggaagcactgagattcttcCATTCCtgcaagtaacgcaacctttgtcccttaaagaaatacatatatcacgATATAACAAAGAAGTATGTACATTTCTTCTTAGCTATTATAAAACTATGTAAacctatcaattctggacatacagaccctttccaacaaattagaatgtcatggaaaagttgtttaatttccataattccattcaaaaagttaaactttcatagattatagattcagggccctcaatttaaacaatttcaagtatttatttgtttatttttacataatttgggcttccagctcattaaacccacgaaaacaggaattcaaaaaattagaatactgtgaagaaatcagcccaaattttgcagggcatgaatgttttaaactgagtgtcacacgctaatcatctactaaactcaaatcacctgcacaggcttccccaggtgtcattcaattgcttcagtttggttcaattgtctcagttgggttcaatatggggaagactgcagacatgacaactggccagaagaccatcattgataccctccataggatgggtaagccacaaaagttcatagctaaggaggcttgttgttcacagagtgctgtgtccaagcatatcaatggaaagtctagaggaagggcaaaatgtggcaggagaagatgcaccagccaaagagatgaccgtgggcttcagcggattatcaaacagggaagattcaagaatctggcagagatccagaaagagtggaatgaggcgggagtcacagcttcaaaaaccaccacattcagacgcatccaggagatgggctacaactgtcgggttcctcgggtcaagccacttctgaacctgagctaccgtaggaagcgtctccactgggccaaggagaagaaggactggactgttggccagtggtctaaggtcctcttttcccatgaaagtaaagtgtgcctttcatttgggaatcaaggtccaagggtttggaggaagacgggtgaggaacagaacccaagctgcctgaggtccagtgtgaaatatccacagtccgtcatgatttggggtgcaatgtccggtgcaggtgttggtaaactctgctttcttaaatccaaggtcaccgcaacagtctaccagaatgttttagaggacttcatgattccttctgctgaggatctgtatggagatgcagatttcatcttccagcaggacctggcccctgcccataccgccagaagcaccaaaacctggtttgatgcccatgccaaactcagcggacctaaaccccattgagaatctatggggtattctcaagaggaaaatgaggggcaccagacccaacaacaaagaagagctgacggcaagcatcaaggaaatctgggcttccataactcccaggcaatgccaaaggctgattgcttcaatgccacgtggcatcgaggcagtgattaaggcaaagggattcccaaccaagtattgaagattaacatatcgttttgaaagtaccatattttgatttgatgtgatccttttctttcttttttttttttcctgcaaaaacaaaagtaaatggtggttttttttttcacagtattctaattttttcaatTCCTGTTtccgtgggtttaatgagcttgaaacccaaattatgtaaaaataaacacttgaaatcgtttaaattgtgggccctgaatctataatctatgaaagtttaacttttttgaatggaattatggaaattaaacaacttttccatgacattctaattttttggaaagggtctgtacatttaatcagaggaattttacactaTCGAAAATAtcagagatcgacagtgcaaaacccttaaatgatcaatcataaatctacatttcaatcaaacttacacgtgaaatgttcgtccacagcctttgaactggcgatttgtgcagttaatagctgcacatgcaggcatcttaagtcgaaatttgtgtccaatccgaattaataaaagttcaccacgaatgcaaaagcttgcccgagaagtgtttcttgcgagtagcaatatggcggccgtttgccttcacaagtcatcgccaatgagctatccacatatattatacagatcggTGGTCGTAACTCCTCTTTTGAGCAGACTCGTTATCACcggcgacacctagtggtcaaTACTCTTGTTGCGACTTATCGGTTTGACGACAAACTTTATAAGTGCTAACAgtcaaatattgtgattgaATACCTAGACGCTTCAAGACCACCTATTATGTAGGGAGTGTAGCTTGTATGCAAATGCAATAAGGCATTTTTATTCTTGCTGTCAGTTAAGATTGACATGGCTTTGCAACAGAACTTTAAGTTTCATCCATTTTTGTCCATTaactattttaaaataattattaatttgGCTCATCCATCAATACCCAAACTAGTcgttttattgttatattatgtttttatattacaTTCACCTGTGAattttaagtgaatttccacaaagtatgttatttataaattgaatattttcgtagttggagcatagaaaacttctAAATTCTaaaacaggttttaacattattcgtgcactctagacatgaaatgtgacccgtctttacactcctattaccaaatatagtagaaataagagaaaataagacatatcacACATatgctgctcaaaaaaataaagggaacactaaaatagcACATCCTatatctgaatgaatgaaatattcttattaaatacttttacTCTATTAAATactctttacatagttgaatgtgctgacaacaaaatcacacaaaaattatcaatggaaatcaactgtgttattgttattgggGGTGCCTTGCTGTCCAAGTGTGATTGGTTAAATGTTCCCTTTATTCTTTTGAGCAGTTGACTTATACTcacgttagcattgagagacttccttgttcttttttttttttttaagttctttttgtgtgcagtacttcctgtggtggcgattgtctcatcagtgtaacattactgacacctagtgaccagtgtagaatactacacatcatcacaacgtctttgaatgagtcttctgcctgccttttatttctattttaattcTTTTAGCCATGTTCAtgcttggaaatgtttttttttttaaagtcaaacttgcttatatatgcatatttttgacaaataaaaggacatattcaaccacaaaacaatgatttattcatgtatttagaAAAGCCGCGATAGTGTGAAGTTGCGAAATCTAaggcgcaaagtggcaaggggtCACAGTCATAGTTTTTGTTCCTTTATGTCTGCACTTATTTTAATTGCATAAAAGTACATTATCATTAAGCGTTCATTTTTAACCTGCTTTTTAAATGAATGGATTCATTAATGATTAAATTAATGATTAAAGGCTCCACATGTAATCGACAAAATGTGGACTTTGTTCTTCCACATGTGAGGCTGTCCTAATGTCTGGCTCAAAGTTCAGGCCACATAGcgttcccccccaccccccatcagCCATTCTCTCTTGGTTTATTTGTGCTTAACTGGCCGAGCCGCAGGATGAGCCGCTGGGCCGGGATCGCTCCTCTCCTGCTCTTGCTCCTCCGCAGCGCTGCCGCTCAAGAAACCGATGAAAGGGCGGCGTCGCCTCCACCTGCAGCACCCGATGGCGTGGAGCAA contains:
- the LOC129183337 gene encoding uncharacterized protein LOC129183337 isoform X1, with translation MAFSNLFSKLSDVCVRRPSQPPCTFRNDTGDVQRDRGRKRNSDRPGPCIKRQYQQAQATRRYFGTFFPNEGSKPVKVQGDYEHASGGVIKGTTASKHAKKVCYSGQRFKTRLSVSTQQQERHQEGQRRGDRHQIRNARKHDGGSKNRNHAQVVKVQHFTPEFKEQNALDFDGQIICRHFLFGKCIKGDGCQMKHVEPANDIIKQHCKFYVQGCCIQGKSCPFMHKSFPCKFFHHRGCCSRGEDCLFSHEPLNDLTAKLLDEVINVDNELAKKTVQTPWVQPATTDELEATQVVDPADTATTQANNASDQSMQPFRFNFYNSAESNAGKEKLCLTEDATVAEEDAQPHEPSVPVPDSPLHNPHPVAPVGYSVEVLLGPQLYNPLSSAFQTPPSQDGSPLSAPPAPWDGSGSGNPSKIPYSVEAVLRASTSQHDSALHRMPNVTGVLPAKNCANKVLEKTLKKTLAQQDVGYDNQEPASSCEASLAGYMTACPKTAPHLPANMASSMDRDQSLESNKDVFRSLFLSPPSVVSIPKARTPLTPHGSHLPNNSQDSVQPFNPFSEQSTRLKDKAPFTASTEGRDSVKQKSTQSETLLEYYSAGITDSLDSVPGCAQTSKTHFKCQFASNITSTSTDPVSPRRLAQSNCAPPESAKYQHLPDERTTCAGSLRNLFATPLSELGAPLPCLLSQPHHSMSSATPQESWQPSSNAPFMSDGAPSSVTEASHKTTPTANEDERLLGVVIEVPAQRRSQAETLSSPRASVTRQQLGIMPAHVGKNALTMNARVSSEMTFLHHADCSTAATSKSVLKTLFLSLSPFTKDGR
- the LOC129183337 gene encoding uncharacterized protein LOC129183337 isoform X2, whose product is MAFSNLFSKLSDVCVRRPSQPPCTFRNDTGDVQRDRGRKRNSDRPGPCIKRQYQQAQATRRYFGTFFPNEGSKPVKVQGDYEHASGGVIKGTTASKHAKKERHQEGQRRGDRHQIRNARKHDGGSKNRNHAQVVKVQHFTPEFKEQNALDFDGQIICRHFLFGKCIKGDGCQMKHVEPANDIIKQHCKFYVQGCCIQGKSCPFMHKSFPCKFFHHRGCCSRGEDCLFSHEPLNDLTAKLLDEVINVDNELAKKTVQTPWVQPATTDELEATQVVDPADTATTQANNASDQSMQPFRFNFYNSAESNAGKEKLCLTEDATVAEEDAQPHEPSVPVPDSPLHNPHPVAPVGYSVEVLLGPQLYNPLSSAFQTPPSQDGSPLSAPPAPWDGSGSGNPSKIPYSVEAVLRASTSQHDSALHRMPNVTGVLPAKNCANKVLEKTLKKTLAQQDVGYDNQEPASSCEASLAGYMTACPKTAPHLPANMASSMDRDQSLESNKDVFRSLFLSPPSVVSIPKARTPLTPHGSHLPNNSQDSVQPFNPFSEQSTRLKDKAPFTASTEGRDSVKQKSTQSETLLEYYSAGITDSLDSVPGCAQTSKTHFKCQFASNITSTSTDPVSPRRLAQSNCAPPESAKYQHLPDERTTCAGSLRNLFATPLSELGAPLPCLLSQPHHSMSSATPQESWQPSSNAPFMSDGAPSSVTEASHKTTPTANEDERLLGVVIEVPAQRRSQAETLSSPRASVTRQQLGIMPAHVGKNALTMNARVSSEMTFLHHADCSTAATSKSVLKTLFLSLSPFTKDGR
- the LOC129183337 gene encoding uncharacterized protein LOC129183337 isoform X3 gives rise to the protein MAFSNLFSKLSDVCVRRPSQPPCTFRNDTGDVQRDRGRKRNSDRPGPCIKRQYQQAQATRRYFGTFFPNEGSKPVKVQGDYEHASGGVIKGTTASKHAKKVCYSGQRFKTRLSVSTQQQERHQEGQRRGDRHQIRNARKHDGGSKNRNHAQVVKVQHFTPEFKEQNALDFDGQIICRHFLFGKCIKGDGCQMKHVEPANDIIKQHCKFYVQGCCIQGKSCPFMHKSFPCKFFHHRGCCSRGEDCLFSHEPLNDLTAKLLDEVINVDNELAKKTVQTPWVQPATTDELEATQVVDPADTATTQANNASDQSMQPFRFNFYNSAESNAGKEKLCLTEDATVAEEDAQPHEPSVPVPDSPLHNPHPVAPVGYSVEVLLGPQLYNPLSSAFQTPPSQDGSPLSAPPAPWDGSGSGNPSKIPYSVEAVLRASTSQHDSALHRMPNVTGVLPAKNCANKVLEKTLKKTLAQQDVGYDNQEPASSCEASLAGYMTACPKTAPHLPANMASSMDRDQSLESNKDVFRSLFLSPPSVVSIPKARTPLTPHGSHLPNNSQDSVQPFNPFSEQSTRLKDKAPFTASTEGRDSVKQKSTQSETLLEYYSAGITDSLDSVPGCAQTSKTHFKCQFASNITSTSTDPVSPRRLAQSNCAPPESAKYQHLPDERTTCAGSLRNLFATPLSELGAPLPCLLSQPHHSMSSATPQESWQPSSNAPFMSDGAPSSVTEASHKTTPTANEDERLLGVVIEVPAQRRSQAETLSSPRASVTRQQLGIMPAHVDCSTAATSKSVLKTLFLSLSPFTKDGR